From a region of the Constantimarinum furrinae genome:
- a CDS encoding cold-shock protein codes for MSKGTVKFFNESKGYGFITEEGANKDHFVHFSGLIDEIREGDEVEFELKEGNKGLNAVNVKVL; via the coding sequence ATGAGTAAAGGCACAGTAAAATTCTTCAACGAATCCAAAGGATACGGTTTTATCACTGAAGAAGGCGCAAACAAAGACCATTTTGTACATTTTTCAGGTTTGATCGACGAGATTCGCGAAGGTGACGAAGTTGAATTCGAATTGAAAGAAGGAAACAAAGGTTTAAACGCTGTAAACGTAAAAGTTCTATAA
- a CDS encoding YybH family protein has product MLKLSFVLLLGVFITATSCQFDVKPASDAHVNVTDSTVSDRENDIALREVLQKHLNAVSERNLDTLRATLAPNGQMQLILPSSEIIDGVEGFISYHEEWFAIPDWTFTPKILNSEAGSKIGMAVVEVMYREPDRNGEPYFNRMIVSYDLKNIDGSWYVIKDHASSIEKSTDITDQ; this is encoded by the coding sequence ATGTTAAAGCTGAGTTTCGTATTACTATTAGGAGTATTTATTACGGCAACGTCTTGTCAGTTTGATGTAAAACCTGCTTCCGACGCCCACGTAAATGTGACGGATTCAACCGTTTCAGACCGTGAGAATGATATTGCACTTCGTGAGGTGCTTCAGAAACATTTAAACGCTGTTAGTGAAAGGAATTTAGATACCCTACGAGCTACTTTGGCTCCAAACGGACAAATGCAACTCATCTTGCCATCAAGCGAAATCATTGATGGAGTAGAAGGATTTATATCGTATCACGAGGAGTGGTTTGCGATTCCAGATTGGACTTTCACCCCTAAAATTTTAAATAGTGAAGCCGGTTCTAAGATCGGAATGGCGGTCGTTGAGGTTATGTATCGTGAACCCGATAGAAACGGTGAACCCTATTTTAACCGAATGATAGTGAGTTATGACCTTAAAAATATTGACGGTTCATGGTATGTGATTAAGGATCATGCCAGCTCAATTGAAAAATCCACCGACATAACCGATCAATAA